A genomic stretch from Telopea speciosissima isolate NSW1024214 ecotype Mountain lineage chromosome 7, Tspe_v1, whole genome shotgun sequence includes:
- the LOC122669280 gene encoding plant intracellular Ras-group-related LRR protein 9-like isoform X1, with the protein MDPSPKSFPILSYVMSRITSANTDPLSGTGTGTDSDFVHIDIEQPPLPLMEQMPALKDPELLAAMTKAVSEVAQTRSVLQSLGESPDHEAVDLAKAKISEIESNLSKQLEEIVIAPRPESVDRLDWRAQLAKKEDQARQVAEKEKEGYKAVVRLYEMHEAYEKLLRDAEDKLVNIYRSATLETEDGEEDVTLPVDEEVNEEVVSILQEASGKELDRIDLKGRQLRFLPEEFGKIRGLVALNLSSNQFEIIPDSIGGLDNLEELNLSNNLLVSLPDSIGLLNKLKILNVSANKLTALPDSISHCGSLVELDASFNSLTYLPTNIGYELVNLQRLSIHLNKIRSVPTSICEMKSLCQLDVHFNELHGLPQAIGKLTSLEVLNLSNNFSDLTELPETFGDLINLRELDLSNNQIHALPDTFGQLAKLTKLNLELNPLVLPPMEVVNKGVDAVKVFMAKRKLDMLLEEEQRSAEEANNEGQNGWLTRSTSWLNNFVTGYFVGGTGSPRDAYLDQQL; encoded by the exons ATGGATCCATCACCTAAGAGCTTCCCAATCCTCTCCTATGTCATGTCCCGCATCACCTCTGCAAACACGGATCCCTTATCCGGCACCGGCACCGGCACTGATTCCGATTTCGTCCACATAGACATCGAGCAACCACCGCTGCCGTTGATGGAGCAGATGCCTGCTCTGAAGGACCCAGAGCTACTGGCAGCCATGACCAAGGCCGTCTCTGAGGTCGCCCAGACCCGATCGGTTCTCCAGTCCCTTGGCGAATCCCCCGACCACGAGGCTGTCGACCTTGCCAAGGCTAAGATCTCCGAAATTGAGTCCAATCTCTCCAAGCAACTTGAAGAGATCGTGATTGCTCCTCGCCCCGAGAGTGTAGATCGCCTGGATTGGAGGGCTCAACTGGCGAAGAAGGAGGACCAAGCTCGACAGGTCGccgagaaggagaaggaaggttaCAAGGCCGTGGTGCGGTTGTATGAGATGCATGAGGCCTACGAGAAGCTCTTGAGGGATGCGGAGGACAAGTTGGTCAATATATATCGTTCTGCCACTCTCGAAACTGAGGATGGAGAGGAGGATGTTACATTGCCGGTTGATGAAGAGGTGAATGAGGAAGTTGTTAGCATCTTGCAAGAGGCGTCAGGGAAGGAATTGGATAGGATTGATCTTAAGGGGCGTCAATTGAGGTTTCTTCCTGAGGAGTTTGGAAAAATTCGGGGCTTGGTCGCTCTCAACCTTTCTAGCAATCAATTTGAG ATCATTCCTGATTCAATTGGTGGACTAGACAATCTGGAGGAGCTAAATCTTTCAAACAACCTTTTGGTGTCACTGCCAGATTCCATTGGATTGTTAAATAAGCTGAAAATCCTTAATGTGTCAGCAAATAAGCTTACAGCCCTACCTGATAGCATCTCCCATTGCGG ATCATTGGTGGAGCTGGATGCAAGCTTCAATTCTCTGACATACTTGCCCACGAATATTGGGTATGAACTGGTGAATCTGCAAAGGCTTTCAATCCATCTCAATAAGATCCGTTCTGTTCCAACTTCTATTTGTGAGATGAAGTCTTTGTGCCAACTTGATGTCCACTTCAATGAACTCCATGGTCTGCCTCAAGCCATTGGGAAATTGACTAGTCTTGAGGTTCTGAATCTAAGCAACAACTTCAGTGACCTGACAGAACTTCCTGAGACATTTGGTGATCTGATAAATCTCAGGGAACTTGATCTCAGCAACAACCAAATCCATGCTCTTCCGGATACGTTTGGTCAGTTGGCCAAGTTAACTAAGCTCAACTTGGAGCTGAATCCACTGGTCCTTCCACCGATGGAAGTAGTGAATAAAGGAGTTGACGCTGTCAAGGTGTTTATGGCGAAGAGGAAGCTTGACATGCTATTAGAGGAAGAACAAAGGAGTGCAGAAGAAGCAAACAACGAAGGGCAGAATGGGTGGTTGACTCGCAGTACCTCATGGTTGAATAACTTTGTTACTGGATATTTTGTAGGTGGTACAGGCTCACCAAGAGACGCATATCTGGACCAGCAATTATGA
- the LOC122669280 gene encoding plant intracellular Ras-group-related LRR protein 9-like isoform X2: protein MDPSPKSFPILSYVMSRITSANTDPLSGTGTGTDSDFVHIDIEQPPLPLMEQMPALKDPELLAAMTKAVSEVAQTRSVLQSLGESPDHEAVDLAKAKISEIESNLSKQLEEIVIAPRPESVDRLDWRAQLAKKEDQARQVAEKEKEGYKAVVRLYEMHEAYEKLLRDAEDKLVNIYRSATLETEDGEEDVTLPVDEEVNEEVVSILQEASGKELDRIDLKGRQLRFLPEEFGKIRGLVALNLSSNQFEVIPDSIGGLDNLEELNLSNNLLVSLPDSIGLLNKLKILNVSANKLTALPDSISHCGSLVELDASFNSLTYLPTNIGYELVNLQRLSIHLNKIRSVPTSICEMKSLCQLDVHFNELHGLPQAIGKLTSLEVLNLSNNFSDLTELPETFGDLINLRELDLSNNQIHALPDTFGQLAKLTKLNLELNPLVLPPMEVVNKGVDAVKVFMAKRKLDMLLEEEQRSAEEANNEGQNGWLTRSTSWLNNFVTGYFVGGTGSPRDAYLDQQL from the exons ATGGATCCATCACCTAAGAGCTTCCCAATCCTCTCCTATGTCATGTCCCGCATCACCTCTGCAAACACGGATCCCTTATCCGGCACCGGCACCGGCACTGATTCCGATTTCGTCCACATAGACATCGAGCAACCACCGCTGCCGTTGATGGAGCAGATGCCTGCTCTGAAGGACCCAGAGCTACTGGCAGCCATGACCAAGGCCGTCTCTGAGGTCGCCCAGACCCGATCGGTTCTCCAGTCCCTTGGCGAATCCCCCGACCACGAGGCTGTCGACCTTGCCAAGGCTAAGATCTCCGAAATTGAGTCCAATCTCTCCAAGCAACTTGAAGAGATCGTGATTGCTCCTCGCCCCGAGAGTGTAGATCGCCTGGATTGGAGGGCTCAACTGGCGAAGAAGGAGGACCAAGCTCGACAGGTCGccgagaaggagaaggaaggttaCAAGGCCGTGGTGCGGTTGTATGAGATGCATGAGGCCTACGAGAAGCTCTTGAGGGATGCGGAGGACAAGTTGGTCAATATATATCGTTCTGCCACTCTCGAAACTGAGGATGGAGAGGAGGATGTTACATTGCCGGTTGATGAAGAGGTGAATGAGGAAGTTGTTAGCATCTTGCAAGAGGCGTCAGGGAAGGAATTGGATAGGATTGATCTTAAGGGGCGTCAATTGAGGTTTCTTCCTGAGGAGTTTGGAAAAATTCGGGGCTTGGTCGCTCTCAACCTTTCTAGCAATCAATTTGAGGTt ATTCCTGATTCAATTGGTGGACTAGACAATCTGGAGGAGCTAAATCTTTCAAACAACCTTTTGGTGTCACTGCCAGATTCCATTGGATTGTTAAATAAGCTGAAAATCCTTAATGTGTCAGCAAATAAGCTTACAGCCCTACCTGATAGCATCTCCCATTGCGG ATCATTGGTGGAGCTGGATGCAAGCTTCAATTCTCTGACATACTTGCCCACGAATATTGGGTATGAACTGGTGAATCTGCAAAGGCTTTCAATCCATCTCAATAAGATCCGTTCTGTTCCAACTTCTATTTGTGAGATGAAGTCTTTGTGCCAACTTGATGTCCACTTCAATGAACTCCATGGTCTGCCTCAAGCCATTGGGAAATTGACTAGTCTTGAGGTTCTGAATCTAAGCAACAACTTCAGTGACCTGACAGAACTTCCTGAGACATTTGGTGATCTGATAAATCTCAGGGAACTTGATCTCAGCAACAACCAAATCCATGCTCTTCCGGATACGTTTGGTCAGTTGGCCAAGTTAACTAAGCTCAACTTGGAGCTGAATCCACTGGTCCTTCCACCGATGGAAGTAGTGAATAAAGGAGTTGACGCTGTCAAGGTGTTTATGGCGAAGAGGAAGCTTGACATGCTATTAGAGGAAGAACAAAGGAGTGCAGAAGAAGCAAACAACGAAGGGCAGAATGGGTGGTTGACTCGCAGTACCTCATGGTTGAATAACTTTGTTACTGGATATTTTGTAGGTGGTACAGGCTCACCAAGAGACGCATATCTGGACCAGCAATTATGA